The window TCGATATAGTTCCCATTCTTCACATCTGCCTCTAAAAGAAGCAATTGTAAATGGATGGTTTTTCTCACCATACCTAAGTAGGAAAAGAAATGTTAAGTATTAAAGACTCAACTTCATCCAAGTTTTATCTCTAATCTTTTAATACACTAACTtgcaaaacattattttaaataggaTAGGCCTAAAAATTTGAAGGACATTAGGACCTTCAGCTACTATACTGTTATAATGAGTGAGCATATTCCATAAGAGCCATTTTGGTTAATAGCTCAGAAAAAGACAATGATTAGTTTCTTTTGATTCAACTAATGGTCTAGAATTGCCCCATGGTTGGTATCTCCTCTCCCTTGCTGATACTGCCTATAATGCTTAAAGCTGCAAGTCTACAGTTTGCTATGGGGGCACTGATTAAAGTCACTCTTCAAAGATTCTGCAAAGTCTTTGGCTCCACACCTAATGGAAGTCTGTTATCTAACAGACGTTTGCATCTAAAATCTTAACCAAGAATATCCTTGCTATTAACCAAAGCTTTGGGGCATCAAAGGTGTACAGAGCTGACTAAGTAACCTGAGACTCCCAGGGGCCATGGAGCACACACACTGTGAGATTACTCACCTACAGCACACTTCAAAGGGATCTATCCATATGGTCATCTCCTTTGGAAGGCCCAGTTGAGAAAAATCCACATTACTCTCAGCACAAGCCTTTTCTAGAATGGGATCTTTATTCTGGTAGTTGTTTATCCTGatacacctttaaaaaaaaaaaaaggaaaaagagatgaaGCTGTGACGCCAGGATTCAGCCCGAGAATCACACTGGGCATACTGCTCTAACAGGCACAgtccccactccacccccacctGCCCCTAATCTGCCTCCACCCACTCCTACAAGCGAGAGTAAGACGTAACCAGCTTTCCATACAGTGCCTCAGAATGTGAGTTGCATCCTTAAGTCATATAATTAGTTCACCAGATATTCACAGCTCATCTTTCACAGCAAACACAAGTTAGAAATTGTTTAGTCCACTTCACATAAGGGGGTTTGCTCCATTGCTCTCATCTACGACATCTCATTTCAAGTCCACGgtcaaacaaatgaataaaaaacttcTTAGCAGATGCTCATTGCttgcttccctccctctcccacaccACTCCCTAACTCTCACCTGAAGCCTTGCCCTTTAGAAGGGCAATCAGAGTGCCAGTGACTTCTGTATGTTTCAAACAATATTGTCATCAGCTTTTCTGCAAAGTCTTCTATTTGCTGTTTATTCAATTTGTCATGTTTTTTCACCAATCTTGTGACAAAGAAAACTGCTGTTGCAATTTCATCTCTCATGATGCAAGAAAAATCTATAAGGAGACCTATAAGGAAACCATTGAAAGAAAGCAAGAATAAATTAAGTAGAAATAAGGGTTTAACTTACTATCAATATATATATGATTGCCACTGGGAAATTTTATAGACCTCAAGCTTAAGACAATTTTCTAGAAAGAAATCCttagtttattatttataaataaacacaaCACTATCAATAAAACAGCCATGAACTCCAATTCCTCAATTAgctcatttttaaaggttttctaacacaaaatttttttaactttaaaacacttaagaaataaatgaaacatcaTCGTGCAACTTAAGTGAAAAAAGATCCCAACGTGAGACAGTAAATTACACCAAGCACCACTTTTTAAATCATCATTTACAAACAGCAAAACATTTCAGAAGTAATTCTGAATCATATACATATTGATAATAAGTTAAACCCTTATTTCTACTTAATTTATTCTTGCTTCCTTTCAATGGTTTCCTTATAGGTCTCCTTATAGATTTTTCTTGCATCATGAGAGATGAAATTGCAACAGCAGTTTTCTTTGTCACAAGATTGGTGACAAAGAAGTAATTCTGAAATGTGGCTCCCAAGTTGCACACTTGAAGATTAATCGAGTATATATTATACTTACCAACAAAAGCTCTTTATCCCCACAAAAAGTGGACCAGAGTTAGAAGACCAACTTTATGCTTCCAACTCTTGCCCACACCTGTTTGTGAATCTTAGGCTGAAGTTTATATATGCCTGGGCCCTAAAGGCCaaggggggtggaggggggggGTGTTTCACCTGACACAGGTGCCGTCCATTAGGATAACCACAGAGCTTTTTCCAGCTCTCCATTAGATTGCTCCTTGGCATAAGGAGCAAAGTAGAAGGctcattaaagtgtttaaaatttttcaaagtgGATTTGTGTATTTTGATATTAAAATCTTATCTTCATGACACAGAGGAAGAATCAAGCCTTCCTCGATAGCCTAATATTCTACATTccaataattccatttttaattgttAACATATTAAAGAATTTTGTCTTGGATCTTTTACAAAACCTAAGACAACTTTTTTGAACAGTCATCAGCTTTTCTGCCAAGTCTTCACTTTTTTTA is drawn from Nycticebus coucang isolate mNycCou1 chromosome 6, mNycCou1.pri, whole genome shotgun sequence and contains these coding sequences:
- the BTG4 gene encoding protein BTG4, producing the protein MRDEIATAVFFVTRLVKKHDKLNKQQIEDFAEKLMTILFETYRSHWHSDCPSKGQGFRCIRINNYQNKDPILEKACAESNVDFSQLGLPKEMTIWIDPFEVCCRYGEKNHPFTIASFRGRCEEWELYRQISYAVNRASLDYSSATSSDEESGSKELRIIPKVSNPKSIYQVENLKHPFQSWFQISRKKNVADGRVGLLGGTFQAVHKQPKCQRPAVGRVDRYHWVNANR